A window of Sphingobium herbicidovorans contains these coding sequences:
- a CDS encoding DUF1428 domain-containing protein produces the protein MSYMDGFVVPVPKGNKQAYIDAAAYAAPIFIEHGATRVVECWGDDIQKGKVNDFRTSVIAEDDEEVVFSWIEWPSKEVRDAGMAKVMADERMKPQEGHPMPFNGQRMIYGGFSVLLDQRA, from the coding sequence ATGAGCTATATGGACGGTTTCGTAGTCCCCGTACCCAAGGGGAACAAGCAGGCCTATATCGACGCGGCCGCCTATGCCGCGCCCATCTTCATAGAACATGGCGCGACCCGCGTGGTCGAATGCTGGGGCGACGACATCCAAAAGGGCAAGGTCAACGACTTTCGGACCAGCGTGATCGCCGAGGATGACGAGGAGGTCGTCTTTTCCTGGATAGAATGGCCGTCGAAGGAGGTGCGTGACGCTGGCATGGCGAAGGTCATGGCCGACGAGCGGATGAAGCCGCAGGAAGGCCACCCAATGCCGTTCAACGGCCAGCGGATGATCTATGGCGGATTTTCCGTGCTGCTCGACCAACGGGCCTGA
- the ubiG gene encoding bifunctional 2-polyprenyl-6-hydroxyphenol methylase/3-demethylubiquinol 3-O-methyltransferase UbiG, whose protein sequence is MANPSPSTINPREAAHFGAMAKDWWDPKGSSAMLHKLNPVRLRYLRGAIDRHWHGEEESFRPLEGKRALDVGCGAGLLTEPLARLGAATMGLDAAEENVAVARAHAQGQNLSIDYRATPVEQLDEQGFDLITSMEVIEHVADPAAFVKALAARLAPDGLLVMSTPNRTPLSRLAMISIGESIGGIPKGTHDWNQFLTPEELSRLIADAGLQVTDISGLSFDPRTGFTLSSNKAINYLLTARHPRD, encoded by the coding sequence ATGGCCAATCCATCACCCAGCACCATCAACCCCCGCGAGGCCGCGCATTTCGGCGCCATGGCCAAGGACTGGTGGGATCCGAAGGGCAGCAGCGCGATGCTGCACAAGCTCAACCCCGTCAGGCTGCGTTATCTGCGCGGCGCGATCGATCGCCACTGGCATGGCGAGGAAGAAAGTTTCCGCCCCCTCGAAGGCAAACGCGCCCTGGACGTCGGATGCGGCGCGGGCCTTCTGACCGAACCGCTCGCCCGGCTGGGCGCGGCCACCATGGGGCTGGACGCGGCGGAAGAAAATGTCGCCGTCGCGCGCGCCCATGCCCAGGGGCAGAATCTGTCAATCGACTATCGCGCCACACCGGTCGAACAGCTTGACGAACAGGGCTTCGACCTCATCACCTCGATGGAAGTCATCGAGCATGTCGCCGATCCCGCCGCTTTCGTAAAGGCGCTGGCGGCTAGGCTCGCGCCGGATGGCCTGCTCGTCATGTCAACGCCCAACCGCACGCCGCTTTCGCGCCTCGCGATGATCAGCATCGGCGAAAGCATCGGCGGCATTCCCAAGGGGACGCACGACTGGAACCAGTTCCTGACGCCCGAAGAGCTGTCGCGCCTGATTGCCGATGCCGGGTTGCAGGTCACTGACATCAGCGGCCTTTCCTTCGACCCGCGCACGGGCTTCACGCTTTCGTCCAACAAGGCGATCAACTACCTGCTGACCGCACGCCACCCGCGCGACTGA
- a CDS encoding VOC family protein — translation MTDLTGKFFWYELMTSDPEGAIRFYGDVVGWTAKAFGDDLQGDPYHVISASQGEVGGIMAIPAEAKDCGMQPWWGGYVGSADVDADAKRLTDAGASVKRPPEDIPGVGRFAVMSDPGGAIFMLLKGDSPGEMDAASPMANGHVGWHELYSGDFDADLGFYTSQFGWGKGEAMDMGPMGSYQLFSMSGATAFNEMSGGMMARPKEMPVPMWLFYFVVPDIDAAVEKVKAGGGTVLNGPMEVPGGAWIIQGADPQGAMFALVGMRNA, via the coding sequence ATGACCGATCTGACCGGTAAGTTCTTCTGGTATGAGCTGATGACCAGCGACCCGGAAGGCGCGATCCGCTTCTATGGCGATGTGGTGGGGTGGACCGCCAAGGCTTTCGGCGATGACCTGCAAGGCGATCCCTATCATGTGATTTCCGCAAGCCAGGGCGAAGTGGGCGGCATCATGGCCATCCCGGCGGAGGCGAAGGATTGCGGCATGCAGCCCTGGTGGGGCGGCTATGTGGGTTCGGCCGATGTGGATGCGGACGCGAAGCGGCTCACCGACGCAGGCGCGAGCGTGAAGCGCCCGCCGGAGGATATTCCGGGCGTCGGGCGCTTTGCCGTGATGAGCGATCCGGGCGGCGCGATTTTCATGCTGCTGAAGGGCGATAGCCCCGGCGAAATGGATGCCGCCTCGCCAATGGCGAACGGCCATGTCGGCTGGCATGAGCTTTATAGCGGCGATTTCGATGCCGACCTTGGCTTTTACACATCCCAGTTCGGCTGGGGGAAGGGCGAGGCGATGGATATGGGGCCGATGGGCAGCTACCAGCTTTTTTCCATGTCCGGCGCGACGGCGTTCAATGAAATGTCGGGCGGCATGATGGCGCGGCCAAAGGAAATGCCCGTTCCGATGTGGCTTTTCTATTTCGTCGTGCCCGACATCGATGCGGCGGTTGAAAAAGTAAAGGCAGGCGGGGGCACGGTGCTCAACGGGCCGATGGAAGTGCCGGGCGGCGCCTGGATCATCCAGGGCGCCGATCCGCAGGGCGCGATGTTCGCGCTTGTCGGCATGCGCAACGCCTGA
- a CDS encoding HpcH/HpaI aldolase/citrate lyase family protein, protein MLLRHARSLLFLPASNQRAIAKARTLPCDMVILDLEDAVPDDRKDEARASAAAAADEGFGGRLCALRINVAGTPWHGLDMVAAKGSRADYVVLPKVENAKQVKDVFSVCQRPVIAMIESAAGVLAATSIAAEEGTAGLFMGNNDLRQDLAIPPSAGREGLSFAMQSVILSARAARVAVFDGVFNRLDDEAGFEAECAAGHAIGFDGKTLIHPSQVTVANQVFGPDAQAVADARRLIEAATGGAERFEGRMIESMHVEEAKALVARAGAAGQ, encoded by the coding sequence ATGTTGCTGCGCCACGCCCGATCGCTGCTGTTCCTGCCCGCGTCGAACCAGCGGGCGATCGCCAAGGCGCGCACGCTGCCGTGCGACATGGTGATACTGGACCTGGAGGACGCCGTTCCCGACGACCGCAAGGATGAGGCGCGGGCAAGCGCCGCCGCAGCCGCCGACGAAGGTTTCGGCGGACGATTGTGCGCGCTGCGGATCAATGTGGCAGGGACGCCGTGGCATGGGCTGGACATGGTCGCTGCCAAAGGCTCCCGCGCCGACTATGTCGTGCTGCCCAAGGTGGAGAATGCCAAGCAGGTGAAGGATGTGTTCAGCGTTTGCCAGCGGCCCGTCATCGCCATGATCGAAAGCGCCGCCGGGGTGCTGGCCGCGACGTCGATCGCGGCGGAAGAAGGGACGGCTGGCCTGTTCATGGGGAATAACGATCTGCGGCAGGATCTGGCGATTCCGCCATCGGCGGGGCGGGAGGGGCTGTCCTTCGCCATGCAGTCGGTGATTTTGAGCGCCCGCGCCGCGCGCGTTGCGGTGTTCGACGGGGTGTTCAACCGGCTGGATGACGAAGCGGGTTTCGAGGCGGAGTGCGCCGCCGGTCATGCGATCGGCTTCGATGGCAAGACGCTGATCCACCCGAGCCAGGTGACGGTCGCCAATCAGGTGTTCGGCCCCGACGCGCAGGCAGTGGCCGATGCGCGGCGTTTGATCGAGGCGGCGACAGGGGGCGCGGAACGCTTTGAAGGCCGCATGATCGAAAGCATGCATGTCGAGGAAGCCAAGGCTCTGGTGGCGAGGGCGGGGGCTGCCGGGCAATGA
- a CDS encoding aspartate kinase, which yields MARIVMKFGGTSMAGMERIRNVAARVKHVVDQGHEVAVVVSAMAGETDRLVGFCKEASPLYDPAEYDVVVASGEQVTSGLLAMTLKAMGVDARSWLGWQLPIRTNEAHSKARIGEIDTIDLLTSMRSGTVAVIPGFQGMMEDGRISTLGRGGSDTSAVAVAAALKADRCDIYTDVDGVYTTDPRIVARARKLDLVTYEEMLELASVGAKVLQTRSVGLAMKEGVVVQVLSSFDDPTQEDLPGTLIVSEEELEAKLKENKMERQLITGIAHDKNEAKITLTRVPDRPGAVAHIFAPLADAAINVDMIIQNVGRDKGETDVTFTVPGADLARALDVLESQKEAIGFNRVIPDTKVAKISVVGVGMKSHAGVASTMFQSLADRGINILAISTSEIKVSVLIDEDETELAVRVLHTAYGLDAPVA from the coding sequence ATGGCGCGCATCGTGATGAAATTCGGCGGCACCTCGATGGCGGGGATGGAGCGAATTCGCAACGTGGCCGCGCGCGTAAAACATGTCGTCGATCAGGGCCATGAAGTCGCGGTCGTCGTGTCCGCCATGGCTGGCGAAACGGACCGGCTGGTCGGCTTCTGCAAGGAAGCGTCGCCGCTTTACGATCCGGCCGAATATGACGTCGTGGTCGCGAGCGGCGAGCAGGTGACGAGCGGCCTGCTCGCCATGACGCTGAAGGCCATGGGCGTGGATGCGCGCAGCTGGCTGGGCTGGCAATTGCCCATCCGCACCAACGAAGCCCATAGCAAGGCGCGTATCGGGGAGATCGACACGATCGACCTGCTGACGTCGATGCGTTCGGGCACCGTCGCGGTGATCCCCGGCTTCCAGGGCATGATGGAAGATGGCCGTATCTCCACGCTGGGCCGGGGCGGTTCGGACACCTCGGCGGTTGCCGTGGCCGCGGCGCTGAAAGCGGATCGGTGCGATATTTATACCGACGTCGATGGCGTCTATACCACCGACCCCCGGATCGTGGCGCGGGCGCGCAAGCTCGACCTTGTCACCTATGAGGAAATGCTGGAGCTGGCGTCGGTCGGGGCGAAAGTGCTCCAGACCCGCTCGGTCGGCCTCGCCATGAAGGAAGGCGTGGTCGTGCAGGTGCTTTCCTCCTTCGATGATCCCACCCAGGAAGACCTCCCCGGCACGCTGATCGTCAGCGAAGAGGAACTGGAAGCCAAGCTCAAGGAAAACAAGATGGAACGTCAGCTCATCACCGGCATCGCCCATGACAAGAATGAGGCGAAGATCACCCTGACCCGCGTGCCCGATCGTCCGGGCGCGGTGGCGCACATCTTTGCCCCACTGGCCGATGCCGCGATCAACGTCGACATGATCATCCAGAATGTCGGCCGCGACAAGGGCGAGACGGACGTGACCTTCACCGTGCCGGGCGCCGACCTGGCCCGCGCGCTGGACGTGCTGGAAAGCCAGAAGGAAGCCATCGGTTTCAACCGGGTGATCCCGGACACCAAGGTCGCGAAGATCAGCGTCGTCGGCGTCGGGATGAAGAGCCATGCGGGCGTGGCGTCCACCATGTTCCAGTCGCTGGCCGACCGCGGCATCAATATCCTCGCCATTTCGACCAGCGAGATCAAGGTTTCGGTGCTGATCGACGAGGATGAAACGGAGCTGGCCGTACGCGTGCTGCACACGGCCTATGGGCTGGACGCGCCGGTCGCTTGA
- a CDS encoding SPFH domain-containing protein gives MLTTFALTVTFLVLFYLAVSVKVVRQGYQYTIERFGRFTEVARPGLNFYPAFFYAVGRKINMMEQVVDIPGQEIITKDNAMVSVDGVVFFQVLDAAKAAYEVSELYVAIMQLATTNLRTVMGSMDLDETLSKRDEINARLLSVVDHATNAWGIKITRVELKDIRPPADIVSAMGRQMKAEREKRANILDAEGMRAAEILKAEGQKQSQILEAEGRREAAFRDAEAREREAEAEAKATQMVSDAISAGNPQALNYFIAQKYTDAVSQFATSPNAKTILFPVEATQLIGTLGGIGALAKEALGEGGAPPPPPAPPRRSPFAQGQG, from the coding sequence ATGCTGACGACCTTTGCGCTGACGGTGACCTTCCTGGTGCTTTTCTATCTGGCGGTAAGCGTCAAGGTGGTTCGCCAGGGTTATCAATATACCATAGAGCGTTTCGGCCGCTTCACCGAAGTCGCCCGCCCGGGCCTTAATTTCTACCCCGCCTTCTTTTACGCGGTCGGCCGCAAGATCAACATGATGGAGCAGGTGGTCGATATTCCGGGGCAGGAAATCATCACCAAGGACAATGCCATGGTGTCGGTCGATGGCGTCGTGTTCTTCCAGGTGCTGGACGCGGCCAAGGCGGCCTATGAAGTGTCGGAACTCTATGTCGCGATCATGCAGCTTGCGACCACCAACCTGCGTACCGTCATGGGCTCGATGGACCTTGATGAAACCCTGTCCAAGCGTGACGAAATCAACGCGCGCCTGCTGTCGGTCGTCGATCACGCCACCAACGCCTGGGGCATCAAGATCACCCGCGTTGAGCTCAAGGACATCCGCCCACCCGCCGACATCGTCAGCGCCATGGGCCGCCAGATGAAGGCGGAGCGCGAGAAGCGCGCCAACATCCTCGACGCCGAAGGGATGCGCGCCGCCGAGATCCTGAAGGCGGAGGGGCAGAAGCAGAGTCAGATCCTGGAGGCCGAGGGGCGTCGCGAAGCCGCTTTCCGCGACGCCGAGGCGCGCGAGCGTGAGGCGGAGGCGGAGGCAAAGGCAACGCAGATGGTGTCTGACGCCATTTCGGCCGGCAACCCGCAGGCGCTCAACTATTTCATCGCCCAGAAATATACTGACGCGGTGAGCCAGTTCGCCACCTCTCCCAATGCCAAGACCATCCTCTTCCCGGTCGAAGCGACCCAGTTGATCGGCACGCTGGGCGGCATCGGCGCACTGGCAAAGGAAGCATTGGGTGAAGGCGGCGCGCCGCCCCCGCCACCCGCCCCGCCGCGCCGCAGCCCCTTTGCCCAGGGCCAGGGCTGA
- a CDS encoding alpha/beta hydrolase has product MDDMQGVSIAGRIIPFPKSISAQARAFLASMVGPDGLPLNAMPQPTPDDLEGWARSKEVVGKFMNDFSSALAPNLRSTVESFDMAGARVHLATPEGEDMDGRVYLDIHGGGLIHGEGEFCRTGAQRIADQHGVPCYAVDYRMPPEHPYPAALDDCVAVYRALLNSHDPRNIIIGGSSAGGNLAAATVLRARDEGLALPAAVILLTPELDLTESGDSFETNQLVDVMLPRPLMNANLLYAAGHDLAHPYLSPLFGDFSAGFPPTFLQAGTRDLFLSNAVRMHRALLRAGIAVELHIFEGMPHGGFGGGAPEDQEMASDVRRFARQYWGASPAGG; this is encoded by the coding sequence ATGGACGATATGCAGGGGGTCAGCATAGCTGGCCGGATCATCCCTTTCCCCAAATCCATCAGCGCCCAGGCCCGCGCTTTCCTCGCGTCGATGGTCGGGCCGGACGGCCTGCCGCTGAACGCAATGCCCCAACCCACGCCTGACGATCTGGAAGGCTGGGCACGCTCGAAGGAAGTGGTGGGCAAGTTCATGAACGACTTCTCGTCCGCCCTTGCGCCCAACCTGCGATCGACAGTCGAAAGCTTCGACATGGCGGGCGCCCGCGTCCATCTGGCGACGCCTGAGGGCGAGGACATGGATGGCCGCGTCTATCTCGACATTCACGGCGGCGGCCTGATCCATGGCGAAGGCGAATTTTGCCGGACGGGCGCGCAGCGCATCGCCGATCAGCATGGCGTGCCCTGCTACGCGGTGGATTACCGCATGCCGCCCGAACATCCCTACCCCGCCGCGCTGGACGATTGCGTCGCTGTGTACCGGGCGCTGCTGAACAGCCACGATCCGCGCAACATCATCATCGGCGGCAGCTCGGCTGGCGGCAATCTGGCTGCCGCAACCGTGCTGCGCGCCCGTGACGAAGGCCTTGCCCTGCCAGCCGCAGTGATATTGCTGACCCCGGAACTGGACCTGACCGAATCCGGCGACAGCTTCGAAACCAACCAGCTGGTCGACGTCATGCTGCCCCGCCCCCTGATGAACGCCAACCTGCTGTACGCCGCCGGGCACGACTTGGCGCACCCCTATCTGTCACCCTTGTTCGGCGATTTTTCAGCAGGCTTCCCGCCCACCTTTCTTCAGGCGGGCACGCGCGACCTGTTCCTGTCCAACGCGGTCAGGATGCACCGGGCGCTGCTGCGCGCGGGCATTGCGGTCGAACTCCACATTTTCGAAGGCATGCCCCATGGCGGCTTCGGCGGCGGCGCGCCGGAAGATCAGGAAATGGCCAGCGACGTGCGGCGTTTCGCACGCCAATATTGGGGCGCATCTCCGGCTGGCGGCTAG
- a CDS encoding pyridoxal phosphate-dependent aminotransferase codes for MTMMLEKDAREDLLDRGYSRRNLGKIAALLGAGAAVNSMLLQPALAQQQAARGIKGAVRIGSNECWTGPFPSGVEAAARAASFGNWYDPDNYRGDLVSTVAKVEGIPDSHVMLWPGSGGPLVSIVAAYCSPTKGLVTADPTFESAWRTADYMKAPIAKAAQPMGKGHDVKAMLAANPDAGLYYVCTPNNPTGTITPLADIKWLLDNKPADAMLLVDEAYIHFSDAPSAVSLMAGRKDIIVMRTFSKLFGMAGVRLGLTFADPEVQKRIMLFGPSAGGLSITAMACGNAVYTESALIKARRDECAANRAETIAWLTKKGIVVHPGSQANMFMMDWKKPAKDMQAAMLATPEKVQIGRAWAIWPTVSRVTVGSADDMAKFRSAVEKVMKV; via the coding sequence ATGACCATGATGTTGGAAAAGGACGCCCGCGAAGACCTGCTGGATCGCGGGTATTCCCGCCGTAACCTCGGCAAGATTGCAGCCCTATTGGGTGCGGGCGCAGCCGTGAACTCGATGCTTCTCCAACCCGCTCTCGCGCAGCAGCAGGCTGCGCGCGGGATAAAGGGCGCGGTCCGTATCGGATCGAACGAATGTTGGACCGGGCCTTTTCCTTCCGGCGTGGAAGCCGCGGCCCGCGCCGCCTCTTTCGGCAACTGGTATGATCCCGACAATTATAGAGGCGATCTCGTCTCAACGGTCGCCAAGGTCGAAGGCATTCCCGATTCGCATGTCATGCTGTGGCCGGGTTCCGGCGGGCCGCTGGTCAGCATCGTCGCGGCCTATTGCTCGCCGACCAAGGGCCTGGTCACGGCCGATCCGACGTTTGAATCCGCATGGCGCACGGCCGACTATATGAAGGCGCCAATCGCCAAGGCCGCCCAGCCCATGGGCAAGGGGCACGACGTCAAGGCGATGCTGGCCGCCAATCCCGACGCGGGCCTCTATTATGTATGCACGCCCAACAATCCGACCGGCACGATCACGCCGCTGGCGGACATCAAATGGCTGCTGGACAACAAGCCTGCCGACGCGATGCTGCTGGTGGACGAAGCCTATATCCACTTCTCCGACGCGCCCAGCGCCGTCAGCCTGATGGCGGGCCGCAAGGACATCATCGTCATGCGGACCTTCTCAAAGCTGTTCGGCATGGCGGGCGTGCGCCTGGGCCTTACCTTCGCCGATCCGGAAGTTCAGAAGCGCATCATGCTGTTCGGCCCCAGCGCGGGCGGCCTGTCGATCACCGCCATGGCGTGCGGCAACGCGGTCTATACCGAGTCCGCCCTTATCAAGGCGCGGCGCGATGAATGCGCCGCCAACCGGGCGGAAACCATCGCATGGCTGACGAAGAAGGGCATCGTCGTTCATCCGGGTAGCCAGGCGAACATGTTCATGATGGACTGGAAAAAACCCGCCAAGGACATGCAGGCCGCCATGCTCGCAACGCCTGAAAAGGTGCAGATCGGCCGCGCCTGGGCCATCTGGCCAACCGTTTCGCGCGTCACCGTGGGCTCGGCCGACGACATGGCCAAATTCCGGTCAGCAGTGGAAAAGGTGATGAAGGTCTGA
- a CDS encoding VOC family protein: MPDAAPKMIFVNLPVRDLPASIAFYEAVGAVRNNDFADATTQMVSFSDAIHVMLLTHERFSSFTPRKIPDAHETAQVLLALSEASRADVDATTEKALAAGGTEPNPRQDHGFMYGRSFADLDGHIWEVAWMDMEAAMATHEAAAS, encoded by the coding sequence ATGCCCGATGCTGCTCCGAAGATGATTTTCGTCAATTTGCCGGTGAGGGACCTGCCTGCCTCAATCGCTTTTTATGAAGCGGTTGGCGCGGTCAGGAACAATGATTTTGCCGACGCCACTACACAGATGGTCAGCTTTTCCGACGCTATCCATGTCATGCTGCTGACGCATGAGCGGTTCAGCAGTTTCACGCCGCGCAAGATCCCCGACGCGCACGAAACCGCGCAGGTGCTGCTGGCGCTGAGTGAAGCGAGCCGGGCGGATGTCGATGCGACAACCGAAAAGGCGTTGGCCGCGGGCGGTACGGAGCCGAACCCGCGCCAGGACCATGGCTTCATGTACGGCCGCAGTTTCGCCGACCTGGATGGCCACATCTGGGAAGTCGCATGGATGGACATGGAAGCGGCGATGGCGACCCATGAAGCGGCTGCATCCTGA
- a CDS encoding VOC family protein, whose translation MSKISLCLWFNGQAEEAARFYASVFGGSVDFVGRYPDDSPVPAPFDAGDVLLVEFTIFGQSYQALNGGPEFGFTEAVSLSVSCKDQAEVDRYFDVLTADGGSPGPCGWLKDKYGLSWQIVPEEVMEMHRSGNGPGIQRMMAEMMTMQKLDLARMKAAFEGETV comes from the coding sequence ATGTCCAAGATTTCACTCTGTCTGTGGTTCAATGGCCAGGCCGAGGAAGCTGCCCGCTTCTATGCCTCGGTCTTTGGCGGATCGGTGGATTTCGTCGGCCGCTATCCTGACGATTCACCCGTTCCCGCTCCCTTCGATGCGGGCGATGTGCTGTTGGTGGAGTTCACCATCTTTGGGCAAAGCTATCAGGCGCTGAATGGCGGGCCGGAGTTCGGTTTTACCGAGGCGGTGTCGCTGTCGGTGTCCTGCAAGGATCAGGCGGAAGTCGACCGCTATTTCGACGTCTTGACCGCGGATGGCGGTTCGCCGGGGCCGTGCGGCTGGTTGAAAGACAAATATGGCCTGTCCTGGCAGATCGTGCCCGAAGAGGTGATGGAGATGCACCGGAGCGGCAATGGGCCGGGCATACAGCGGATGATGGCGGAGATGATGACCATGCAGAAGCTGGATCTCGCCCGGATGAAGGCAGCTTTCGAAGGGGAGACGGTATGA
- a CDS encoding SRPBCC domain-containing protein, with product MSGAQFELSVSCHIAAPREIAWKVWTDLKDQWFCPKPWRAEVIEEDLRPGGRSAVRMFGPDGEDTGPMEGIILEVVPGERVVSTDAYASGWIPQTPFMTSIWSFADEGEGTRFIATARHWDAETMKKHEEMGFNPGWNQMAEQFRQLCETSAATA from the coding sequence ATGAGCGGCGCGCAGTTCGAACTGTCGGTAAGCTGCCACATCGCCGCCCCGCGTGAGATTGCGTGGAAGGTGTGGACGGACCTTAAGGACCAGTGGTTTTGCCCAAAGCCCTGGCGCGCGGAAGTGATCGAGGAGGATCTGCGCCCCGGCGGCCGCAGCGCGGTGCGCATGTTCGGTCCCGATGGCGAGGATACCGGCCCGATGGAGGGCATCATATTGGAGGTCGTGCCGGGCGAGCGGGTCGTATCGACCGATGCCTATGCGTCCGGCTGGATACCGCAGACGCCGTTCATGACGTCGATCTGGAGCTTTGCCGACGAAGGCGAAGGCACGCGCTTCATCGCCACGGCGCGCCACTGGGATGCCGAAACGATGAAGAAGCATGAGGAAATGGGATTCAATCCGGGATGGAACCAGATGGCCGAGCAGTTCAGGCAGTTGTGCGAAACTTCCGCCGCGACCGCCTGA
- a CDS encoding winged helix-turn-helix transcriptional regulator, whose amino-acid sequence MKKRAYLDGCAVAHALDLVGDRWAMPIMRELMLGPKRFTDLRASLPGISANVLTQRLEELEAASVLVRRRLPPPAASQIYELTDWGRESEILFQVLGRWACRSPTMQPGQPMSSVSVVLSMRTMIDRSRIGDLDASVGLRFGEEEFRALLRDGDFTIDRGSAQGADTIFSGDQNALVAVIYGGQRFDDVAGALQVEGDLALADRFVRLFPLPPKAPATYPADKQG is encoded by the coding sequence GTGAAGAAACGGGCTTATCTGGATGGCTGTGCCGTGGCCCATGCGCTGGATCTGGTCGGCGATCGCTGGGCGATGCCGATCATGCGGGAATTGATGCTGGGACCAAAGCGCTTCACCGATCTGCGCGCCAGCCTGCCCGGAATCAGCGCCAACGTGCTGACCCAAAGGCTTGAAGAGCTTGAAGCCGCCAGCGTTCTTGTCCGTCGCCGCCTGCCCCCTCCCGCAGCCAGCCAGATATATGAGCTGACGGACTGGGGCCGCGAGTCGGAAATCCTGTTCCAGGTTCTGGGCCGCTGGGCCTGCCGGTCGCCCACGATGCAACCGGGTCAACCGATGAGCAGCGTGTCGGTGGTGCTATCCATGCGCACCATGATCGACCGCAGCCGCATCGGCGATCTCGACGCCAGCGTCGGCCTGCGCTTCGGCGAGGAGGAATTTCGGGCCCTGCTGAGGGATGGCGACTTCACCATCGACCGGGGGTCCGCGCAGGGCGCCGATACGATATTCAGCGGTGACCAAAATGCCCTCGTCGCGGTCATCTATGGCGGGCAGCGGTTCGATGACGTCGCGGGCGCATTGCAGGTGGAGGGCGACCTGGCGCTGGCGGATCGGTTCGTCCGCCTGTTCCCGCTCCCCCCCAAGGCTCCCGCGACCTACCCGGCCGACAAGCAGGGCTGA
- a CDS encoding NAD(P)H-dependent flavin oxidoreductase → MTNAKLASLMARGTEFLGCDVAILCGAMSWVSERHLVAAISNAGGFGVIACGAMTPELLDKEIAATKTLTSKPFGVNLITMHPQLFDLIEVCARHEVGHVVLAGGLPPKGSIEAIKQKGAKLICFAPALSLAKKLARSGVDALVIEGMEAGGHIGPVSTSVLAQEILPEMASQLPVFVAGGIGRGELIAGYLEMGAAGVQLGTRFACASESIAHPNFKKAFFRASARDAIASVQIDPRLPVIPVRALKNAGTEAFTVKQREVANLLDSGAVDMGEAQLQIEHYWAGALRRAVIDGDVEGGSLMAGQSVGMVSKEEPVADIIAQLMEEAAVALERRAA, encoded by the coding sequence ATGACCAACGCCAAACTCGCTTCCCTGATGGCTCGCGGCACCGAATTTCTGGGCTGCGACGTTGCGATCCTGTGCGGGGCGATGAGTTGGGTGTCGGAGCGCCATCTGGTGGCGGCGATCTCCAACGCCGGGGGCTTTGGCGTGATCGCGTGCGGGGCGATGACGCCCGAACTGCTCGACAAGGAGATTGCGGCGACCAAGACGCTGACGAGCAAGCCTTTTGGCGTCAACCTGATTACCATGCACCCGCAGCTGTTCGACCTGATCGAGGTGTGCGCGCGGCATGAGGTGGGTCATGTGGTTCTGGCCGGCGGGTTGCCGCCCAAGGGCAGCATCGAGGCGATCAAGCAGAAGGGCGCGAAGCTGATCTGCTTTGCCCCGGCGCTCAGCCTGGCGAAGAAGCTCGCGCGGTCGGGCGTTGACGCGCTGGTGATCGAGGGCATGGAAGCGGGCGGCCATATCGGCCCGGTTTCAACGAGCGTGCTGGCGCAGGAAATCCTGCCCGAAATGGCGAGCCAGCTGCCGGTGTTCGTCGCGGGCGGCATTGGCCGGGGCGAATTGATCGCGGGCTATCTGGAAATGGGCGCGGCGGGCGTGCAACTGGGCACGCGCTTCGCCTGTGCGAGCGAGAGCATCGCGCATCCCAATTTCAAAAAGGCATTTTTCCGCGCGTCGGCGCGCGATGCGATCGCCAGCGTGCAGATCGACCCCCGCCTGCCAGTGATCCCTGTCCGCGCGCTCAAGAATGCGGGCACCGAAGCCTTCACCGTCAAGCAGCGGGAGGTCGCCAACCTGCTCGACAGCGGCGCGGTGGACATGGGTGAGGCGCAGTTGCAGATCGAACATTATTGGGCGGGCGCGCTGCGCCGCGCGGTGATCGACGGCGATGTCGAGGGCGGATCGCTGATGGCCGGGCAATCGGTCGGCATGGTCAGCAAGGAAGAGCCGGTGGCCGACATCATCGCGCAGTTGATGGAAGAGGCGGCTGTCGCGCTGGAGCGTCGCGCGGCCTGA